The proteins below come from a single Comamonas antarctica genomic window:
- the rpsB gene encoding 30S ribosomal protein S2, which yields MSVTMREMLEAGVHFGHQTRFWNPKMAPFIFGHRNKIHIINLEKSLPMLQEAQKFAKQLSANRGTVLMVGTKRQARELVAAEAQRAGVPYVDQRWLGGMLTNFKTVKTSIKRLKDMKVQQEAGLESMSKKEQLMFARELEKLEKDIGGIQDMNGLPDAIFVIDVGFHKIAVAEAKKLGIPLIGVVDSNHNPEGIDYVIPGNDDSAKAVELYAKAIADAIIEGRADAVNDVVKAVAAEGSDEFVEVQESAA from the coding sequence ATGTCCGTCACGATGCGCGAAATGCTCGAAGCCGGTGTCCACTTCGGTCACCAAACCCGCTTCTGGAACCCCAAGATGGCCCCGTTCATCTTCGGTCACCGCAACAAGATTCACATCATCAACCTGGAAAAGTCGCTGCCGATGCTCCAGGAAGCGCAGAAGTTCGCCAAGCAGCTGTCCGCCAACCGCGGTACCGTGCTGATGGTGGGCACGAAGCGCCAAGCCCGCGAACTGGTGGCTGCTGAAGCCCAGCGCGCTGGCGTGCCTTACGTCGACCAGCGCTGGCTCGGCGGCATGCTGACCAACTTCAAGACCGTGAAGACCTCGATCAAGCGCCTGAAGGACATGAAGGTCCAGCAGGAAGCCGGTCTGGAAAGCATGAGCAAGAAGGAACAGCTGATGTTCGCCCGCGAACTCGAAAAGCTGGAAAAGGACATCGGCGGTATCCAGGACATGAACGGCCTGCCCGACGCCATCTTCGTGATCGACGTGGGCTTCCACAAGATCGCCGTGGCCGAAGCCAAGAAGCTGGGCATCCCCCTGATCGGTGTGGTGGACTCGAACCACAACCCCGAAGGCATCGACTACGTGATCCCTGGCAACGATGACTCGGCCAAGGCCGTGGAACTGTACGCCAAGGCCATCGCCGATGCGATCATCGAAGGCCGTGCCGATGCCGTCAACGACGTCGTCAAGGCCGTGGCTGCCGAAGGCTCGGACGAGTTTGTGGAAGTGCAAGAGTCGGCTGCCTAA
- a CDS encoding amidase produces the protein MHSDLCSTRANVRSGECRATDLLQAAIETARSAVCDHVFAQTLFDSAMHDAARAAPQLPLAGLPVTVKDLFDLQGTRSAASSLVLADAPVATHDSPAVARLRAAGAAIIGRTHMVEFAYSGVGVNPHFGTPAAYDARFGALPGPARVSGGSSSGAAVSVASGAAYVGLGSDTGGSIRIPAALCGLVGFKNTARLTPLQGTVPLSPTLDTACAITRSVRDAILVHEILAARTVTRSSAGIAEWRLAVPRQLFFDDIEPAVLQAFERSLAQLRAAGAQIVDIDLPELDTLAHINDHGSFSGAESYAWHRPLLARADALGRPYDPRVRSRIERGASMTAAQYIDLHHARNQWIARMEQALAGYDALLSPTVPILAPSIDSVAPADGLDAAVDARRDAGFQRANTLLLRNPSVVNMLDGCALSLPCHQQGELPVGMMVWHGGMHDDAVLAVSQQIEGILQAA, from the coding sequence ATGCACTCTGATCTTTGCTCCACGCGCGCCAACGTGCGCAGCGGCGAATGCCGCGCCACCGATCTGCTCCAAGCCGCCATCGAGACGGCCCGCTCTGCGGTCTGCGACCATGTGTTTGCGCAGACCCTGTTCGACAGTGCCATGCACGATGCGGCACGCGCCGCGCCGCAGCTGCCGCTGGCCGGACTGCCGGTCACGGTCAAAGACCTTTTCGACCTGCAGGGCACGCGCAGCGCCGCGAGTTCGCTGGTGCTCGCGGATGCACCCGTGGCCACGCATGACAGCCCGGCCGTGGCACGCCTGCGCGCCGCGGGCGCGGCCATCATCGGCCGCACCCACATGGTGGAGTTCGCCTACTCGGGCGTGGGCGTCAACCCGCATTTCGGCACGCCTGCGGCCTATGACGCGCGCTTCGGCGCACTGCCCGGTCCGGCACGCGTGAGCGGCGGATCGTCGTCGGGCGCAGCGGTGTCGGTGGCCAGCGGCGCGGCCTATGTGGGCCTGGGCTCGGACACCGGCGGCTCGATCCGCATCCCCGCGGCGCTGTGCGGCCTGGTCGGCTTCAAGAACACCGCGCGCCTCACGCCGCTGCAGGGCACGGTGCCGCTGTCGCCCACGCTCGATACGGCCTGCGCCATCACGCGCAGCGTGCGCGATGCGATCCTGGTGCATGAGATCCTCGCCGCACGCACCGTCACGCGCAGCAGCGCCGGCATCGCCGAATGGCGCCTGGCCGTGCCGCGCCAGCTGTTCTTCGACGATATCGAACCCGCGGTGCTGCAGGCCTTCGAGCGCAGCCTGGCGCAGCTGCGCGCCGCCGGTGCGCAGATCGTCGACATCGACCTGCCCGAACTCGACACGCTCGCGCACATCAACGACCATGGCAGCTTCTCGGGCGCCGAAAGCTATGCCTGGCACCGCCCGCTGCTGGCGCGCGCCGATGCGCTGGGCCGGCCCTACGATCCGCGCGTGCGCAGCCGCATCGAACGCGGCGCCAGCATGACGGCCGCGCAATACATCGATTTGCACCATGCGCGCAACCAGTGGATCGCGCGCATGGAGCAGGCACTGGCCGGCTATGACGCGTTGCTCTCGCCCACCGTGCCCATCCTGGCGCCAAGCATCGACAGCGTGGCGCCGGCCGACGGCCTCGATGCCGCAGTGGATGCGCGCCGCGATGCCGGCTTCCAGCGCGCCAACACGCTGCTGCTGCGCAATCCCAGCGTGGTCAACATGCTCGACGGCTGCGCGCTGTCGCTGCCCTGCCACCAGCAGGGCGAGCTGCCGGTCGGAATGATGGTCTGGCACGGCGGCATGCATGATGACGCGGTGCTGGCCGTGAGCCAGCAGATCGAAGGCATACTCCAAGCCGCGTAG
- a CDS encoding FAD-dependent oxidoreductase, which translates to MNIAIVGAGATGIATAYALAQSGHAITVYDRHGSAAEGASFAPTGWLAPALLQPWSAPGLRAPSSQLRLGGGLRGADLSWLWRWRQAGRRIRRAPERIDPALAAIERLSQYSRQLRDNDPIAIDQDLQAHNGALVLLRSEATLARLAPALTVLADAGVGVQRIDAAQARQLEPGLAADFALAGALNLPEAATANNRLWVQLQRFAAQQLGVQFVFDAQVSRLQLAPARVLLKGESSARAHDAIVVCAGIDSAALLRPLGLALPLVGLGGYTVNAPVREPIHAPRCAVIDWDSQITLVRQGLRVRAGGGAELGTSGTPHVATLQRLYRALNQWFPGGMQPSQGVQSWRGIRAMSADGAPLLGASGLPGIWLNVGHGNHGAAMAHGCGQLLADLIDGRAPAIDTSGLLLR; encoded by the coding sequence ATGAACATCGCCATCGTGGGTGCCGGCGCCACCGGCATCGCCACTGCGTACGCGCTTGCGCAAAGCGGCCACGCCATTACGGTCTATGACCGCCACGGCAGCGCCGCCGAAGGCGCGAGCTTTGCGCCCACGGGCTGGCTTGCGCCGGCCCTGCTGCAACCCTGGAGCGCGCCGGGGCTGCGTGCGCCCTCTTCCCAGCTGCGCCTGGGCGGCGGCTTGCGCGGCGCCGATCTTTCCTGGCTCTGGCGCTGGCGCCAGGCCGGCCGGCGCATCCGCCGCGCGCCCGAGCGCATCGACCCGGCGCTGGCCGCCATCGAACGGCTGAGCCAGTACAGCCGCCAGCTGCGCGACAACGACCCGATCGCCATCGACCAGGACCTGCAAGCGCACAACGGTGCGCTGGTGCTGCTGCGCAGCGAGGCCACGCTGGCACGCCTCGCGCCCGCGCTCACCGTACTGGCCGACGCCGGCGTGGGCGTGCAGCGCATCGATGCCGCGCAGGCGCGCCAGCTCGAGCCCGGCCTGGCCGCCGACTTTGCGCTGGCCGGCGCGCTCAACCTGCCCGAGGCCGCCACCGCCAACAACCGTCTCTGGGTCCAGCTGCAGCGTTTCGCCGCACAGCAGCTGGGCGTGCAGTTCGTGTTCGATGCGCAGGTCAGCCGGCTGCAGCTGGCACCGGCGCGGGTGCTGCTCAAGGGCGAATCGAGCGCGCGCGCCCACGATGCCATCGTGGTCTGCGCAGGCATAGACAGTGCGGCACTGCTGCGCCCGCTGGGCCTGGCGCTGCCGCTGGTCGGCCTGGGCGGCTACACGGTCAATGCCCCGGTGCGTGAACCCATCCATGCACCGCGCTGCGCGGTCATCGACTGGGACAGCCAGATCACGCTGGTGCGCCAGGGCCTGCGCGTGCGCGCCGGTGGGGGCGCCGAACTCGGCACCTCGGGCACGCCGCATGTCGCCACTTTGCAGCGGCTCTACCGCGCGCTGAACCAGTGGTTTCCCGGCGGCATGCAGCCGTCGCAAGGCGTGCAGAGCTGGCGCGGCATCCGCGCGATGAGTGCCGACGGCGCACCGCTGCTGGGCGCCAGCGGCCTGCCGGGCATCTGGCTCAACGTCGGCCATGGCAACCACGGCGCGGCCATGGCGCATGGCTGCGGCCAGCTGCTGGCCGACCTGATCGACGGGCGCGCGCCGGCCATCGACACCAGCGGCCTGCTGCTGCGCTGA
- a CDS encoding NAD(P)H-hydrate dehydratase translates to MLQLSAAQPHALHDVAATRALEAAAAASLPAHTLMRRAGAATARLALALAPHARQIWIACGGGNNGGDGLEAAARLQQAGKAVSVTWLGDPSTTPADARAAWQRALAAGVPFTPGPPADLGPHDLCIDALLGIGLRATSQRGAAHELRALLAALHASPATLLAVDLPSGLDADTGQYAPGFAPDAPSRAARHTLSLLTLKPGLFTGQGRDACGSVWLDDLGCGALAPAATAQLGTQQQADGRQAQRHASHKGSFGDVAVIGGEGLSARGMGMTGAAWLAASAALHGGAGRVMVALLDEGTTLAPPWPELMLRRVHALDWPQLTAVCGCGGGEAVRAVLPEVLARAARLVLDADGLNAVAGDSALAAALRARADAGLSTILTPHPLEAARLLHCTTAEVQADRLAAARALAERHACTVVLKGSGSVTATAGERTIVNFTGNARLATGGTGDVLAGLIGARLAAGLSPHAAASSAVQAHGAAADQWPAHQALTASALAAALQ, encoded by the coding sequence ATGCTCCAACTATCCGCCGCACAGCCCCATGCCCTGCACGATGTGGCCGCGACGCGCGCCCTGGAAGCCGCGGCCGCCGCCAGCCTGCCCGCCCACACCCTGATGCGGCGCGCGGGCGCGGCCACGGCGCGCCTCGCGCTGGCGCTCGCGCCGCATGCGCGCCAGATCTGGATTGCCTGCGGCGGCGGCAACAACGGCGGCGACGGCCTCGAAGCCGCGGCCCGTCTGCAGCAAGCGGGCAAGGCGGTCAGCGTGACCTGGCTGGGAGACCCGAGCACCACGCCCGCCGACGCGCGCGCCGCATGGCAACGCGCACTGGCTGCGGGCGTGCCCTTCACGCCCGGGCCGCCTGCGGACCTGGGCCCGCACGATCTATGCATCGACGCCCTGCTGGGCATAGGCCTGCGCGCCACGTCGCAGCGCGGCGCTGCGCACGAGCTGCGCGCGCTGCTGGCCGCACTGCACGCCAGTCCGGCCACGCTGCTGGCCGTGGACCTTCCTTCGGGGCTCGATGCCGACACCGGCCAATACGCGCCGGGCTTTGCGCCAGATGCCCCCTCCAGGGCGGCGCGCCATACGCTGAGCCTGCTGACGCTCAAGCCCGGTCTGTTCACGGGCCAGGGGCGCGACGCCTGCGGCAGCGTCTGGCTGGACGACCTGGGCTGCGGCGCGCTCGCGCCTGCGGCCACGGCGCAACTGGGAACGCAGCAGCAGGCCGATGGGCGCCAGGCGCAGCGGCATGCCAGCCACAAGGGCAGCTTTGGCGATGTCGCGGTGATCGGCGGCGAAGGCCTGTCGGCGCGCGGCATGGGCATGACGGGCGCGGCCTGGCTTGCGGCCAGCGCCGCGCTGCATGGCGGCGCGGGCCGGGTCATGGTCGCGCTGCTGGATGAGGGAACGACGCTCGCGCCGCCCTGGCCCGAACTGATGCTGCGCCGCGTGCACGCACTGGACTGGCCGCAGCTCACCGCGGTCTGCGGCTGCGGCGGCGGCGAAGCGGTGCGCGCCGTGCTGCCCGAAGTGCTGGCCCGGGCCGCGCGCCTGGTGCTGGACGCCGACGGCCTCAATGCGGTGGCCGGCGACAGCGCACTGGCCGCCGCGCTGCGCGCGCGCGCCGATGCGGGGCTTTCCACCATCCTGACCCCGCATCCCCTGGAAGCCGCGCGCCTGCTGCATTGCACCACCGCCGAGGTGCAGGCCGACCGGCTGGCCGCGGCCCGGGCGCTGGCCGAACGCCATGCCTGCACCGTGGTGCTCAAGGGCTCGGGTTCGGTCACAGCCACCGCAGGCGAACGGACCATCGTCAATTTCACCGGCAACGCACGCCTGGCCACGGGCGGCACCGGCGACGTGCTGGCCGGACTCATAGGCGCGCGCCTGGCAGCAGGACTGTCGCCGCATGCCGCCGCGAGCAGCGCCGTGCAGGCGCATGGCGCCGCTGCCGACCAATGGCCTGCGCACCAGGCGCTCACGGCCAGCGCGCTCGCCGCGGCGCTGCAATGA
- the rnr gene encoding ribonuclease R, whose product MNLSTNSASATEEIEGSVQGHRDGHGFVLRDDGEKDIFIPANEMRAVLHKDRVKVHVVRYDRRGRPEGRVTEIIERPTKTIIGRLLQESGVWLVAPEDKRYGQDVLIPANATGTAKTGQVVVAELTESPALFGQPVGRIIEVLGEVDDAGMEIEIAVRKYDVPHEFSPECLEQAKALPDKVRAIDRKQRIDLTDVPLVTIDGEDARDFDDAVYCEPAKIGRSKGWRLLVAIADVSHYVRTGSAIDIDAYDRATSVYFPRRVIPMLPEKLSNGLCSLNPEVDRLCMVCDMLVTAKGEIHAYQFYPAVMHSHARFTYTEVAAILSNTRGPEAQRRSARVPDLLNLHGVYQSLLKARQARGAVDFETTETQIVCDDNGRIEKIIPRTRNEAHKLIEEAMLAANVCSADFIAQSGQNGLFRVHDSPSLEKQEVLRNYLKAMAVGMSISDNPKPAEFQAIAQATKERPDAPQIHTMLLRSMMQAIYTPVNEGHFGLAFDAYTHFTSPIRRYPDLLVHRVIKSELEGKRYRLPALPTPGEAHAKLAKRLASRVSALGQAPRKKPAGGAELQAWEAAGLHCSANERRADEASRDVESWLKCKYMREHLGEEFSGTVTAVTTFGIFVTLDAMYVEGLVHITELGGDYFKFDEMRQELRGERSGIRYAIGSRLRVQVSRVDLDGRRIDFRLVQEGGEALPARSGGKREARGQRGRRDEFAGQRQERDARDNPESGAEMPTGRKPRGGRSLPSLPPPSPIEGLKASVRKAASGPKPPSGKPKRKPRR is encoded by the coding sequence ATGAACCTCAGCACAAACTCTGCCAGCGCAACCGAAGAAATCGAAGGCAGCGTGCAGGGGCATCGGGACGGCCATGGTTTCGTGTTGCGCGATGACGGCGAAAAGGACATCTTCATCCCGGCCAATGAAATGCGTGCCGTGCTGCACAAGGACCGGGTCAAGGTGCATGTGGTGCGCTACGACCGGCGCGGCCGGCCCGAAGGCCGCGTCACCGAGATCATCGAGCGCCCGACCAAGACCATCATCGGCCGCCTGCTGCAGGAAAGCGGCGTCTGGCTGGTGGCGCCCGAGGACAAGCGCTACGGCCAGGATGTGCTGATTCCGGCCAATGCCACCGGCACGGCCAAGACCGGCCAGGTCGTGGTCGCGGAACTCACCGAATCGCCGGCGCTGTTCGGCCAGCCGGTCGGACGCATCATCGAGGTGCTGGGCGAAGTCGACGACGCCGGCATGGAAATCGAGATCGCGGTGCGCAAGTACGACGTGCCGCACGAGTTCTCGCCCGAATGCCTGGAGCAGGCCAAGGCGCTGCCCGACAAGGTGCGCGCGATCGACCGCAAGCAGCGCATCGACCTGACCGACGTGCCGCTGGTGACCATCGACGGCGAAGACGCACGCGATTTCGACGACGCGGTCTATTGCGAACCCGCCAAGATCGGCCGCAGCAAGGGCTGGCGCCTGCTGGTGGCCATTGCCGACGTGAGCCATTACGTGCGCACCGGCAGCGCCATCGACATCGATGCCTACGACCGCGCGACCAGCGTGTATTTCCCGCGCCGCGTGATTCCCATGCTGCCCGAAAAGCTCAGCAACGGCCTGTGCTCGCTGAATCCCGAGGTCGACCGGCTGTGCATGGTCTGCGACATGCTGGTCACCGCCAAGGGTGAAATCCACGCCTACCAGTTCTACCCGGCCGTCATGCACAGCCATGCGCGCTTCACCTATACCGAGGTCGCGGCCATCCTGTCGAACACGCGCGGCCCCGAGGCCCAGCGCCGCAGTGCGCGCGTTCCCGACCTGCTGAACCTGCACGGCGTCTACCAGTCGCTGCTCAAGGCGCGCCAGGCGCGCGGCGCAGTGGACTTCGAGACCACCGAGACGCAGATCGTCTGCGACGACAACGGCCGCATCGAGAAGATCATCCCGCGCACGCGCAACGAGGCGCACAAGCTGATCGAAGAGGCCATGCTCGCGGCCAACGTCTGCAGCGCCGATTTCATCGCGCAAAGCGGCCAGAACGGCCTGTTCCGCGTGCATGACAGCCCCTCGCTGGAAAAGCAGGAGGTGCTGCGCAACTACCTCAAGGCCATGGCCGTGGGCATGTCGATCAGCGACAACCCCAAGCCCGCCGAGTTCCAGGCGATTGCCCAGGCCACCAAGGAGCGTCCCGACGCGCCGCAGATCCACACCATGCTGCTGCGCTCGATGATGCAGGCCATCTACACGCCGGTGAACGAGGGGCACTTCGGCCTGGCGTTCGATGCCTACACCCACTTCACGAGCCCGATCCGGCGCTACCCCGACCTGCTGGTGCACCGCGTGATCAAGTCCGAGCTCGAAGGCAAGCGCTACCGCCTGCCGGCGCTGCCCACGCCGGGCGAGGCGCACGCCAAGCTGGCCAAGCGCCTGGCAAGCCGCGTGAGCGCACTGGGCCAGGCGCCGCGCAAGAAGCCCGCGGGCGGTGCCGAGCTGCAGGCCTGGGAGGCCGCCGGCCTGCATTGCAGCGCCAACGAACGCCGCGCCGACGAGGCCAGCCGCGATGTCGAGTCCTGGCTCAAGTGCAAGTACATGCGCGAGCACCTGGGCGAGGAGTTCTCGGGCACCGTCACGGCCGTGACCACCTTCGGCATCTTCGTCACGCTCGATGCGATGTATGTCGAAGGCCTGGTGCACATCACCGAGCTGGGCGGAGACTATTTCAAGTTCGACGAAATGCGCCAGGAACTGCGTGGCGAGCGCTCGGGCATCCGCTATGCCATCGGCTCGCGCCTGCGTGTGCAGGTCAGCCGTGTCGATCTCGACGGCCGGCGCATCGATTTCCGGCTGGTGCAGGAGGGCGGCGAGGCGCTGCCCGCGCGCAGCGGCGGCAAGCGCGAGGCCCGGGGCCAGCGCGGCCGGCGCGACGAGTTCGCGGGCCAGCGCCAGGAGCGCGATGCACGCGACAACCCGGAGTCGGGCGCCGAAATGCCCACGGGGCGCAAGCCGCGTGGCGGGCGTTCGCTGCCGTCGCTGCCGCCGCCGTCGCCCATCGAAGGCCTGAAGGCCTCCGTGCGCAAGGCCGCCAGCGGACCCAAGCCGCCCAGCGGCAAACCCAAGCGCAAGCCGCGGCGCTGA